The DNA region GTCCACGGGAATAAGCTGGTCCACGCCCTGCACCACGCTGTAGACGTCGTACATGCCGCCGGTGTTGGCGCAGGAGCCCATGGAGATGACCCACTTGGGCCGGGACATCTGCTCGTAGATGCGCGTGACCATGGGCGCGACCTTTTTGAAGACCGTTCCGGACACCACCAGAAGATCGGCCTGGCGCGGCGAACCGCGCAGCACCTCGGCGCCGAAACGCGCGATGTCGTACACGCCGGTAAACACGGTGGCCTGCTCGATAAAGCAGCAGGACAGCCCGAAGAACAGGGGCCAGAGGCTGTTCATCTGGCACCAGTTCACGAGGACGTCGCCCAGGCTGGCTCGCTCGGGCAGCATGCGCACGGCCTCCGCATCCCCAAGCACGGCGGCCTCGACAGCTTTGGTCAACGCTTCGGCGTCATACCCCATTCGAGGCCTCCTTTTCGCCAGACCCAAAAAAGTCCGAGCAGCAGCACGCCGATGAAAAATGTTATCTGGGCCCAGCTTGCCCAGCTCAGCGAGGTGAAGGAAACGGCCCACGAAACCACGTACACCGCCTCCACGTCGAACAGCAGGAAAAAGACGGCCACCAGCCAGAACGGAGCCGGATAGCGCAGCCGGGCCGTGCCGGTGGGAATGATGCCGCACTCGTAGGGCAGCGCTTTCTGGCCTTCTGGCTTCCGCCTGGTGATAACGACGGTCAGCACCAGAATGGTCGCCACAAGCCCTGCCGCCAGGAAAAAGAACACGCCGAGGGACAGCGCGCCGGGCTCCCAGGAGCTGAAACCAGTGATTGCCATTTCCGGAGTTGCCTGCATTGTATGCATCCTTCTCTAGACCGGAGATTTCATTCGTAGCATATTCCAACCAATTTGCTATACCAGACTTTTCGTCTATGTAAAAACCTTCGTACCCCCCTGCCCGTTGTGGTAGGGTACTCTCCGGTCAGAATGTCGCGCCAAAGGATGGCATGAACGAACTTGACATGATAGCCTTATTTTCAGCACATAATTAGGGTTGCTTCTGTAAATACAGCGTTGCCGAATTACTGAGCCACTCGGCGGCCGACTGCCAGGTGAACGGAACACGCAGCCTCGGAACAGCGAAGCCACCCGAAAAGAGTGCGCACAGCACCAAAACGGAAAACGACTCATGGAACATCTGCTAACAGATCATATTCTCCTGTCGCGCATACAATTTGCGCTGACCACGATGTTCCATATCATATGGCCAGCATTAACCATAGGCCTGTCAATTTTCATTTTCGCGGCCGAGCTCGCCTGGGTCAAGACGGGCAATGTCGAATGGCGCCGCCAGGCCCGTTTCTGGACCAAGTTCTTCCTGCTGGCCTTTGCCATGGGCGTGATCAGCGGCGTGCCCCTGGAGTTCCAGTTCGGCACCAACTGGTCCCGTTTTTCCGTCGCAAGCGGCAACTTCCTCGGCCAGATTCTCTCCGTCGAGACCATGTCCGGCTTTATGCTGGAATCCATCTTCCTCTACTTCATGGTGGCCGGATGGAAGCGGCTCTCCCCTGGCATGCACCTGTTCTCCACGGGCATGGTGGCCCTTGGCGCGTCAATTTCCGCGTTCTGGATCATGGTGGCCAACTCCTGGATGCAGACGCCCTCCGGAGGAGGGCGCATGGTGGACGGCGTGTACCAGGTGACGGACCGTTTGGCCGCCATCTTCAACCCCGACATCTTCGCTTCCTTCCCGCACATGTGGCTGGCGTGCCTGACCAGCACGGCCTTTATCATCTGCGGCGTCAGCGCCTGGCACATCCTGCGCCACCGCCACTCCGAGTTCTATCTGCGCGCCTTCAAGGCCGGCGTGGCCGCGGCGTTGTTCTTCTCTTTGCTGCAGGCCTTCACTGGTGATCTTTCGGGGAGAACCGTTGCCCGATATCAGCCGGCCAAGCTGGCCGCCACCGAGGCGTTCTGGGAGACGAACAAGCCGGGCGAAGGCGCGGCCTGGTCCATCTTCGCCTGGCCGGACACGGAGGCCGAACGCAACTACGTGGAGCTGCGCATCCCCTTCGTGCTCAGCATACTGGCCACCCACGACCCCTTTGGCCGGGTCACCGGACTCAAGGACATCCCCGAGGACGAACGGCCGCCCATCACGCTGATCTTCTACTCGTTCCGGATCATGGTCTTTACCGGCACGCTGATGATCATCGTGGCTCTGTGGGCCGTGTGGACCTGGTACAAGGGAAGGCTGACGCCCATTCACGCCGCCAGGCAACGCAAGCTGATGAAGTTCTTCATCTGGCTGGCCCCCTTCTCCATCATCGCCATCTGGACGGGCTGGATCATGCGCGAGGTGGGACGACAGCCATGGATCATATACGGCCTGCTGCGCACCGACGATGCCTCGTCCCCGCTGACGGCCGGTGCCGTGAGCATTTCCCTGGGCTACTTCGCCCTGGCCGCCGTGTTCTTCATCACGCTGTTCTGCGTCTTCTCCGTGCGCATCCTGCGCAAGGGGCCGGAAACGGACCAGGCGCCAGACGAGCCTGAATCCGGGAGGCCGACATGAGCCACGCGACTCTCATCGACCTCTGGTTCGTGCTGACCGCGGGGCTGCTTTTCCTGCACATCGGCCTCGGCAGCATCGATCTTGGCGTCTGCACGCTCTCGCTGATCACGCCGGACAAGGACTCCGAAACCCTGCTCGGCTCCATCGACACCATCTGGCACGCCAACCAGACCTGGCTGGTGGTGCTCGGCGGCACGCTCTTCGGCGCGTTCCCCGTTCTATACAGCGAGGTCCTTTCCCGGCTCTACGGGCTCGTCATCGTGCTGCTGGCCATGCTGGCCATGCGCGGCATCGGCCTGGAGTACCGCCACCATGCGGCCAACCCCAGGCGCTCGCGCCTTTTTGCCGGATGCGGCGCATTGGCGGCCATCGTGGCCGAGGGACTTATTCTGGGAACCCTCATCGTGGGCGCTCCGGCGCCGGGCTCCAGGCTGGCCGGCCTGTCCGCTTTCGTCCGGCCCGAGGTCCTGCCGACCGTGCTCTTCCTTATCTTCACCGCTCTGCTCACCGCCGGCGCCTGGCTGCTGAAGGAGCTGGACGACGAACACCCATTGCGCCCCATGGCCAGACGGTCGATGATGGCCGGCGCGGTCGGCGTTCTGGTCTTTGCCACGTACATCTGCCGGCAGATGCTGGCGGCGTGGCGAATCGACGCCGCGGAGCTGCACGGGTTATACATGTCCCTCGCCGCCGTAGCCTTTGCGGCCCTGGTGCTGATGACGGTCAGCATGCAGAAAAGCTGGCGGGGCTCCCAGGTTCCCTGGGCTCTCGTTGTTGTGGGCGTGGCCCTGGCCGCCTGCGCGGGCACGGCCCGCTTCGCCATGCAGACGCCCGGCGCTGCGGACTTCGCGGCATCCAGGGAGGCGCTGGTGTTTCTCACCTGGACCTCGGCCCTGTTGCTGCCGCCGCTGATCGCGTTCCAGATTTTTCAGTACCGCCTGCAACGGCGCGGCACGGATGTCTCCACGACAGAATCGGGCGGGCAGGAACCCTCGGCCGGTCCGGAGTAGCCCGACCCGACAGATTGGAAAGTGATGATGAACACGAAGCTGAAACGTCTCACCGAGATGCTGAAAGACGCCGGGGAGGGCACGCGCGGGCTGATCTACGGATATGGCGAGACCCTGCGCGCCATGTTTACCCACCCCATCACGATTCAGTATCCGGAGGAGAGAAAGAAGCTGCCGCCACGGTCGCGGGCGCACATCATCCTCACCCGCACGCCCGACGGCGATGAGCGTTGCGTGGCCTGCTATCTGTGTTCCGCCGCCTGCCCGGTGAGCTGCATCTCCATGCAGGCGGGCACGCGCGAGGACGGACGGCGCTACGCCCCGTGGTTCCGGATCAACTTCGCCCGCTGCATCTACTGTGGGCTGTGCGAGGAGGCGTGCCCCACGCTGGCCATCCAGCTTACGCCCAACTACGAGTACTGCGCCGACTCCCCGCTCAAGCTTGTAGCCGAGAAGGAAGACCTGCTGGTGAACCACGGCGGCAAGAACAACGAGTACGACTTCTACAAGCACGCCGGGGTCGAGGAGAAGTACCCCCGCGGCGAACATCCCGGTGAGAAATCGCCCGTGGACTACAAGAGCAACCTGCCATGAGCATTTACGCAATGCTGTTCTACGCCCTCGCAGCCATCACGCTCGGCTGCACGATCATGGCGGTCACGCGCCGTGTGCTCGTGCACGCCGTGGTCTGGATGGTGGGCGCGCTCATCGGCACGGCGCTCATCTTCCTGCTCCTAGGCGCGCCCCTCTTGGCCGGGTTCGAGGTCATCATCTACGCCGGGGCCATCATGGTGCTCTTCCTCTTCGCCATCATGCTCATGGCGCAGGACCCCAGCGAGTCCAAGCAGGTGGAGGCCATGGCCAAGTGGCGCATCTTCCGCCGGCTGTTCTGGCCCGCGGTCTACGGCCTCGTAGGGCTTTTGGCCTGCATGGCCTTGATCAGCTTCGACCCTGCCAACACGCCCATGCTCAAGCTGGGCAGGGTCTCGCCCCATGCACTGGGCGCGTGGGTCTTCGGCAATGCCTGGCCCGCGGTGGAGGCCGTCTCCCTGCTCCTTTTCGTTGCCCTGGCCGGCGCGCGCTACCTGGGGCTGCCGCTCGTTCGGGCCGACCAGCCCAGACACTGGGGCGAGAGCCTGAAGGCTGAGGCTGCCGGCAATCCGGAACCCGAGCCGGTGAAGCCCCAGTCGGCAGAGGAGGACGGGCAATGATCGTTCCCATGGAGCATGTGCTGATCTTCGCGGCGGTGCTTTTCCTCATCGGGCTGGTCACCGTGGTGGCCCGGCGCAGCCTGATCATGATCCTGCTCGGCGTGGAGGTGATGCTCAACGCGGCCGGCGTGGCCTTTGTAGCCGGAGCGCTGCGCTGGTGGGACATCACGGGCCAGGGCATGGTGCTGTTCATCATGGCCGCGGCCGCGGCCGAGATCGCCGTGGGCCTGACCCTGGTGTTCAACATCTGGTGGCGGACCAAGAACCTCAACCCCGACGCCCTGACCAGGCTCAAAGGATGAACGCATGACCGTCTTCATATGCCTCATCCTCTTCACGCCGCTTCTGGGAGCCACGCTGCTGGCCCTGGCGGGCCGGGCCATATCGCGCCGCCTCTCCGGCGTGCTGGCCTGCCTCTGCGTGGCGGGGTCCCTGGCCGGAGCCATCGCCGGCTGGTCCGCGCTGGCGGAGTCCGGCTCCACAACCCAGACCATCCACCTGTTCACATGGTTCTCCGTGGCCGGTCTGAATGCCTCCTTCTCCGCGCTGTACAACCACCTGGCCGCCGTGATGGCGACCATGGTCGCCTTTGTCTCGCTGATCATCCATGTGCACTCGTACTTCTTCATGCGCGACGATGAGAGCTGGGTCCGCTATTTCTGCTACCTGAACCTGTTCGTCTTCTTCATGCAGGTCATTGTCCTGGCCGACAACCTGATCTTCCTCTTCATGGGTTGGGAGGGCGTGGGCTTCTGCTCCTTCGCGCTCATCGGCTTCTGGTACACCGATCCCTCGCGCGTCATGGCCGGCCGCAAGGCGTTTCTGGTGACGCGGGTGGGCGACGTGGCCTTCATCGCAGCGATGGCTGTGCTCTTCTACGCCACGAACAGCCTGGGCATCGCCGATATCCTCGGCGCTACCGGAACCCTTGCCCCGGCCACCGTAACGCTGGTGGGTCTGCTCTTCCTCTGGGCAGCGGCAGGCAAGTCGGCGCAGCTTCCCCTGCTCGTCTGGCTGCCGGACGCCATGGCCGGCCCCTCACCGGTCTCGGCCCTGATCCACGCCGCAACCATGGTCACGGCCGGCGTCTACCTGCTCATCCGCCTCTTCCCCATGCTTGTACTCTCCACGCTGACCATGGAGGTCATCGCCGCGCTCGGCGCGCTGACCGCTCTGTTCGCGGCCTGCGCCGCCCTGGCCCAGCACGACATCAAGCGCGTGCTGGCCTGGTCCACCATCAGCCAGGTGGGCTACATGGTTATCGGCGTGGGCATCGGCGACCCCAACGGCAGCTTCTTCCACCTTCTGGTGCACGCCTTCTTCAAGTCCCTGCTGTTCATGGTCGCCGGCATCGTCATCCAGGCCCTGCACGAGGAGCACGACATCTTCAAGATGGGCGCGCGCGTGCGCAAGATCGCTCCCGGCACGGCCCTGGCCTTTTTCTGCGGCGCCGCCGCCCTGGCCGGGCTGCCGCCATTCGCCGGATTCTTCAGCAAGGGGACGATTCTGGAGCACGCGCTGACCTCAGCCGTGCACGGCCCCCCCATCTGGATGGCGGTCTGGGCCGCCGGCACGGTGACCGCGCTGCTCACGGCCCTCTACAGCTTCCGCGTCTTCTTTTTGGCCTTTACCGGCAAGCCGGCCCTGGAGCCGGATACCAAAACGGAAAAAACGCCCCCGGCCATGCTCCATGTGCTGTGGCCGCTGGCCTTGCTCTCCGTGGTGGCCGGCGCGCTGAACATGCCGGAGCACGTCGCAATGCAGCTCGGCATCCCGCCCCACTGGCTCGACCACGTGCTGGGCAACCTGGCCGGCCCGGTGATGGAGCACCCGGATCAACATCTCGCTTCCATGGCCGAGCTCATCGACGGGTCCCTGGCCCTGGTCGGATTCGCCATCGCCCTCTTCATCTACGGTCCCTGGCGGATCAGGAAACCGGCTGCCGACAAGGGGCTCGCAGCGGCCATGCAGCGCGGCTTCGGGCTTGATTATCTGTACATGACATATGTCGCCCGGCCCTACCGCGCCGCGGCGGATCTTATCTGGAAAAATGTTGAGGACGGGGGTGTGGACAGCGCCGCCCTCGGCCTGGGCGGCATTGCCGTCCGCGCCGGAAACAGGGCCAGGCGCTGGGGCGAGGACAAGCTCACCTCCTATCTGTTGTGGCTGCTGCTGGGGCTCGTCATCATGCTGGTCATCGTGGCCGCCGTAGGCATACGTTAAGGAAAGACCGTGCACGTATTCCCGCTGCTCACCACCCTCATCTTCCTGCCGCTTTTTGGCGGCATGGCCGGTCTGTTCTTCCGCCGGAACCCTGCGCAGGCCCGGTTCATCTGCCTGTTGACCGCGCTCATCGAGCTTGTGCTGGTCCTGGGCGTCATCCCGCTTTACGGCTGGTCCGGGCCCATGCAGCTTACCGAGCGATTCGCCTGGATACCCTCGCTCCACGTGCAGTACTCGCTGGGCATGGACGGCCTGAGCTACCTGCTCGTCCTGCTCACGGCCCTGCTCGTGGTGCTGGGCATGCTCACCTCATGGAAGGAGATCCAGGAGGACACGGCGGCGTTCTACACGCTGCTCCTGGCCTCCATGAGCACGGCCGTGGGCGTGTTCCTGGCGCGCGATCTGCTGCTCTTCTACTTTTTCTGGGAAGCGCAGCTCATTCCCATGTTTTTCATCATCGGCCGCTACGGCCACGAGAAACGGCGCTACGCCGCGCTCAAGTTCTTTGTCTTCAGCATGGTGGGCGGCCTGCCCATGCTGCTGGCCGTTATCTGGCTGATGATCAACGGTCAGGACATCTCCCTGGCCGCCCTGAGCGCCGTGCCCGTGCAGGGTGCGTTGCAGGTTTACTGCGCCGTGGCCTTCATGCTGGCCTTTGCCGTGAAAACGCCGCTGTTGCCGGTACACACTTGGCTGCCGGACGCCCACACCCAGGCGCCCACCGCGGGCAGCCTGCTGCTGGCCGGCGTGCTGCTCAAGACCGGGGCCTACGCCATCCTGCGCTGGGCCCTCCCCCTGTTCCCGGACATACTCGCCGCGGCCGCGCCGTGGCTGGCCGGACTGGGACTCGCCGGGCTCTTCTACGCATCGTGGACAGCCCTGGCCCAGCGCGACGCCAAGCGACTGGTGGCGTACTCCAGCGTGGCGCACATGGGGCTGATCATCTTCGCCATGTTCGCCCACAACCGCTTGGGGCTTTCCGGCGCTGTGGTGCAGATGGTGAGCCACGCCCTGACCACCGGCGCGCTGTTCGTCATGGTGGGCATGCTGGCGGAGCGCTTCCACTCCCGCGAGCTGGCGGACTTCGGCGGGTTGTGGAGCACAATGCCCCTGTTCGGCGGATTTTTCATGTTCTTCGCCGTGGCCTCTGCCGGGCTGCCCGGACTGTCCAACTTCGTGGGCGAGCTGTTCATTATGATCGGCTCGTTCAAGGTCTATCCGGTGGGCGCATCCCTGGCCTTCTGCGGCATCGTCGTCGGCCTCGCCTACGTGTTGCGGCTGTTGCAGGGAACCGTGCTGGGCGCTCCCGGACGCCTGAGCGGGGGAGACGCCGCGGCCGCGGCCACCGATCTCGACGGTCGCGAAATACTGATTCTCTCGGTGTTGGCCCTGGCCGTCCTGCTGGTCGGCCTGCATCCGTCGCTGTTGCTCAAGCTCGTGCAGCAGCCATTGGACGCCCTGGCGGCGCATTGGCCCGGATAATGGATCGACCATGAACGATATACTGATCTTTTCCCCGCACCTGGTGCTGACCCTGGGCATCCTGCTGTGCTTCGGGCTCGGCGTGGTCTTCAAATGGCCGCGGGGGCTCTACGCCATCACCCTGTGCGTGACGATCCTCGCCGGAACCATGGCCCTGCTCGCATACCCGGGTCCGCCGCCGGTCAACACGGGACTGCGCTCCATGCTGGCCACGGGACCCCTGTCGGCCTACTTCCTGCCGCTGCTGTGCGCCTTGAGCACGGTCATCCTCCTGCTGTTCGGCCCGTACCTCAAACGCGAAGGCCATGCGCACGAGGACGAGCTCTACGCCCTGTTCCTCTCAGCGCTGCTGGGCGGCCTGCTGCTCGCCGGCGGCCGGAGCTGGCTGGCATTCTTCCTGGGCCTGGAGCTCCTCTCCCTGCCGCTGTACGTGCTCATCGCGTTGCGCAAGACCGACGCGG from Oceanidesulfovibrio marinus includes:
- a CDS encoding NADH-quinone oxidoreductase subunit A, which translates into the protein MQATPEMAITGFSSWEPGALSLGVFFFLAAGLVATILVLTVVITRRKPEGQKALPYECGIIPTGTARLRYPAPFWLVAVFFLLFDVEAVYVVSWAVSFTSLSWASWAQITFFIGVLLLGLFWVWRKGGLEWGMTPKR
- a CDS encoding cytochrome ubiquinol oxidase subunit I, translating into MEHLLTDHILLSRIQFALTTMFHIIWPALTIGLSIFIFAAELAWVKTGNVEWRRQARFWTKFFLLAFAMGVISGVPLEFQFGTNWSRFSVASGNFLGQILSVETMSGFMLESIFLYFMVAGWKRLSPGMHLFSTGMVALGASISAFWIMVANSWMQTPSGGGRMVDGVYQVTDRLAAIFNPDIFASFPHMWLACLTSTAFIICGVSAWHILRHRHSEFYLRAFKAGVAAALFFSLLQAFTGDLSGRTVARYQPAKLAATEAFWETNKPGEGAAWSIFAWPDTEAERNYVELRIPFVLSILATHDPFGRVTGLKDIPEDERPPITLIFYSFRIMVFTGTLMIIVALWAVWTWYKGRLTPIHAARQRKLMKFFIWLAPFSIIAIWTGWIMREVGRQPWIIYGLLRTDDASSPLTAGAVSISLGYFALAAVFFITLFCVFSVRILRKGPETDQAPDEPESGRPT
- a CDS encoding cytochrome d ubiquinol oxidase subunit II, whose translation is MSHATLIDLWFVLTAGLLFLHIGLGSIDLGVCTLSLITPDKDSETLLGSIDTIWHANQTWLVVLGGTLFGAFPVLYSEVLSRLYGLVIVLLAMLAMRGIGLEYRHHAANPRRSRLFAGCGALAAIVAEGLILGTLIVGAPAPGSRLAGLSAFVRPEVLPTVLFLIFTALLTAGAWLLKELDDEHPLRPMARRSMMAGAVGVLVFATYICRQMLAAWRIDAAELHGLYMSLAAVAFAALVLMTVSMQKSWRGSQVPWALVVVGVALAACAGTARFAMQTPGAADFAASREALVFLTWTSALLLPPLIAFQIFQYRLQRRGTDVSTTESGGQEPSAGPE
- the nuoI gene encoding NADH-quinone oxidoreductase subunit NuoI, yielding MNTKLKRLTEMLKDAGEGTRGLIYGYGETLRAMFTHPITIQYPEERKKLPPRSRAHIILTRTPDGDERCVACYLCSAACPVSCISMQAGTREDGRRYAPWFRINFARCIYCGLCEEACPTLAIQLTPNYEYCADSPLKLVAEKEDLLVNHGGKNNEYDFYKHAGVEEKYPRGEHPGEKSPVDYKSNLP
- a CDS encoding NADH-quinone oxidoreductase subunit J family protein; translated protein: MSIYAMLFYALAAITLGCTIMAVTRRVLVHAVVWMVGALIGTALIFLLLGAPLLAGFEVIIYAGAIMVLFLFAIMLMAQDPSESKQVEAMAKWRIFRRLFWPAVYGLVGLLACMALISFDPANTPMLKLGRVSPHALGAWVFGNAWPAVEAVSLLLFVALAGARYLGLPLVRADQPRHWGESLKAEAAGNPEPEPVKPQSAEEDGQ
- the nuoK gene encoding NADH-quinone oxidoreductase subunit NuoK → MIVPMEHVLIFAAVLFLIGLVTVVARRSLIMILLGVEVMLNAAGVAFVAGALRWWDITGQGMVLFIMAAAAAEIAVGLTLVFNIWWRTKNLNPDALTRLKG
- the nuoL gene encoding NADH-quinone oxidoreductase subunit L — translated: MTVFICLILFTPLLGATLLALAGRAISRRLSGVLACLCVAGSLAGAIAGWSALAESGSTTQTIHLFTWFSVAGLNASFSALYNHLAAVMATMVAFVSLIIHVHSYFFMRDDESWVRYFCYLNLFVFFMQVIVLADNLIFLFMGWEGVGFCSFALIGFWYTDPSRVMAGRKAFLVTRVGDVAFIAAMAVLFYATNSLGIADILGATGTLAPATVTLVGLLFLWAAAGKSAQLPLLVWLPDAMAGPSPVSALIHAATMVTAGVYLLIRLFPMLVLSTLTMEVIAALGALTALFAACAALAQHDIKRVLAWSTISQVGYMVIGVGIGDPNGSFFHLLVHAFFKSLLFMVAGIVIQALHEEHDIFKMGARVRKIAPGTALAFFCGAAALAGLPPFAGFFSKGTILEHALTSAVHGPPIWMAVWAAGTVTALLTALYSFRVFFLAFTGKPALEPDTKTEKTPPAMLHVLWPLALLSVVAGALNMPEHVAMQLGIPPHWLDHVLGNLAGPVMEHPDQHLASMAELIDGSLALVGFAIALFIYGPWRIRKPAADKGLAAAMQRGFGLDYLYMTYVARPYRAAADLIWKNVEDGGVDSAALGLGGIAVRAGNRARRWGEDKLTSYLLWLLLGLVIMLVIVAAVGIR
- a CDS encoding complex I subunit 4 family protein, whose translation is MHVFPLLTTLIFLPLFGGMAGLFFRRNPAQARFICLLTALIELVLVLGVIPLYGWSGPMQLTERFAWIPSLHVQYSLGMDGLSYLLVLLTALLVVLGMLTSWKEIQEDTAAFYTLLLASMSTAVGVFLARDLLLFYFFWEAQLIPMFFIIGRYGHEKRRYAALKFFVFSMVGGLPMLLAVIWLMINGQDISLAALSAVPVQGALQVYCAVAFMLAFAVKTPLLPVHTWLPDAHTQAPTAGSLLLAGVLLKTGAYAILRWALPLFPDILAAAAPWLAGLGLAGLFYASWTALAQRDAKRLVAYSSVAHMGLIIFAMFAHNRLGLSGAVVQMVSHALTTGALFVMVGMLAERFHSRELADFGGLWSTMPLFGGFFMFFAVASAGLPGLSNFVGELFIMIGSFKVYPVGASLAFCGIVVGLAYVLRLLQGTVLGAPGRLSGGDAAAAATDLDGREILILSVLALAVLLVGLHPSLLLKLVQQPLDALAAHWPG